GCGCTGCGGTTGCGGCACGACCGGCTTGCGTCCGAGATGGAGACTCGCGGCTTCCGCCACGCGACGCCGCTCCATGCGGCCCTCGCACGCGGGCGCCGGTCGCCGCGCGGGCGGCTGCTGACGCTGCGGGAACAACGGGAGCGGCTCTTGGCCAAGGGGTGTCGATGCCCCGAGCGCTGGCCTACAGAAGCCCGAGAGCCTTCAGGTCCTCGGTGATCTTGTCGACCGCCCGCTCGGCGTCCTCGGGTTTTCGGGCGCCCGTGCACACGAGCTTGCCCGAGCCGAACAGGAGCACCACGACCTTCGGGTCGTCCAGGCGGTAGACGAGGCCGGGGAACTGCTCCGGCTCGTACTCGACCTTCTCGAGGCCCAGTCCGATGGCGATGGCGTTCAAGTTGAGCTCGGCTCCAAGGTCCGAGGAGGCGACGATGTTCTGGACCGTGATCTCAGGGTGACGGTTGACCTTGATGCCCGACGCCTCGATCTTCTGCGTGACGATGTCGACGGCCTTGCCGACGGCGTCGATGGACTTCGCGCCCGTGCAGACGACCTTCCCGCTGCGGAAGAGGAGGGCGGCCGTCTTGGGCTCCTTCAGGCGACAGACGAGGCCCGGGAACTGCTCGGGCTCGTACTCGGCATTGTCGAGGGCAAGCGCGATGGACTGGAGGTCAAGTTCGGTCCCAAGCGACGTGGATGCGACCACGTTTTCGATCTTGATCTTCGCCATCGCGCAAACGCTCCTTCGAATTCCCGGCGAGTCGGGTATTAAAAGGCCTTATAAGATGGGTGCTTATATACTTTATCAAGTCG
This Candidatus Thermoplasmatota archaeon DNA region includes the following protein-coding sequences:
- a CDS encoding TATA-box-binding protein, with amino-acid sequence MAKIKIENVVASTSLGTELDLQSIALALDNAEYEPEQFPGLVCRLKEPKTAALLFRSGKVVCTGAKSIDAVGKAVDIVTQKIEASGIKVNRHPEITVQNIVASSDLGAELNLNAIAIGLGLEKVEYEPEQFPGLVYRLDDPKVVVLLFGSGKLVCTGARKPEDAERAVDKITEDLKALGLL
- a CDS encoding pyrimidine dimer DNA glycosylase/endonuclease V, which encodes MRVWDLPPAELCDRHLLGEHREVHALWTILAEGRRGYARHPETARWRGSLAALRLRHDRLASEMETRGFRHATPLHAALARGRRSPRGRLLTLREQRERLLAKGCRCPERWPTEAREPSGPR